The following nucleotide sequence is from Acyrthosiphon pisum isolate AL4f chromosome A2, pea_aphid_22Mar2018_4r6ur, whole genome shotgun sequence.
tttgttgtaattttacaatattaattcaactttccgactaccatattaataataagcaataataatataaatattaatatataaaatattcacactgacaaaccgGCACCGCTTATAGTAGCgtatttcgtatacaatgatattatatcaatgaattcaaattNNNNNNNNNNNNNNNNNNNNNNNNNNNNNNNNNNNNNNNNNNNNNNNNNNNNNNNNNNNNNNNNNNNNNNNNNNNNNNNNNNNNNNNNNNNNNNNNNNNNTGACGCTCCTCACCAGCGTGTCCAAGTCCTCCCTGTCCGTCAAGTAGTTGGGAAAGATCTTCGGATATTCGAATGGGTTGGTGCTCTGCAACAGTATTTCACCTCGGCTCTTGGGCTTCAACAATATCTGCAGATATACAATATGAAATGTTGATTATGTAAAtcctattattacctattagacTTTTAATATTCTCAGTTCAGATTtagaccattattattataataaaaccattgaacatattttcagatataatataggtctatcaaattatgattttatttttgaaatatcttaGAAGAATTATGTTCCTCGGACAGCGCTacgtcataataaatattaaaaacaatccGTGTAATGAATAATCCATGttcaatttatatgtaaaacatttgatgcaaaacaaaataatcgGAAAACAATTCAGCTTAGTAAGTATGGCATCAACTATTATCGATATATGAAAAACTTAAGTATGAGAACAATGGTTTATTCAAACAcatctgtgtataatatacgtttattgttCAGTCGACTCTGATATAATCaatgaagtttaaatttttatttctgtttttcatattttttttaaaaatattttacttactggTATAACAGACCAAACGTCTTTGTCAAGAGTCAATTTATACATTGATTGATAAAACATTTCTTTTAGTCCGTGAGCTTTCCACGTTTTAATTCCACCAATGCCAGAAACGGAAGAACCAGACATTATGTTTAATTGGATGTCTGGTAGGTCTTCTGATAGATCGCCgcttattgtattaataaacgCCATTCCTTCTATACCACCCATGACCGTTAGTGGCCCTTCGCCCATTGATGCATAACTGAGTAACGAATCTAGGCTTTCTATTCTCTTGTGTGTTAGTGACACCTGTGCAAAAATCAAAAGAGTATgtggtaattttataattcactgCAGTGTGCCTGTATAACCACCgtcattataattgttttatataataaaaataaatatagtattacctttttatcaataaaaaacatCAGACCATCAAATCCGATTTGGTCTTGTAGATTTTTTCCGACGTTTAAATCGGAAATAATGGGTATACCCATTTCTGCAAGATGTTTTCCAGGACCTATGCCCGATAGCATAAGTAGCTGTGGAGAATTAATAGGTCCTGCTGATAGCAGTACCTCTTTACGCACCTGCACGTAAtacgttatgttattttttaccatttcaACACCGGACGTGATGTTTGTTATAGGATTAATTTTAATGCGTGTGACCACCGTGTTGAGGATCACGTGCAAGTTTTTTCGCAGTCTGGCTGGTATCAAAAATGCTTTCGCCGTACTGCACCTCGAACCATTTCTGATGGTGCCTTGTGGTACCATAAAACCCGTTTGATTTTGGCCATTGATGTCGTGTATACCGTATCCCATTTCTTGTCCAGCCGAGATGAACGCTTCAGCTAATGGAGTTTTGTACGGCGCTTCCGACACCGTTAAATAGCCACCAGCCGAATGGTACGGGGTACGCGCTAAAGATGAGTCTTTGTTGTCCtccgattttttaaaatagtggAGCACGTCATTGTACCCCCAACCTGAATTACCTTGTTTCAACCAGTTTTCATAGTCATTTGGGTTTCCACGCGCATACAACATATTGTTTAAAACGCTGGACCCGCCTAGAACTTTACCACGAGCCCAATTACACCTTTTATCATCCATagctgaaatataaaataataataaatatattaaatcggtatgtacctatgtatgtatgtatgtatgtatgtatgtatgtatgtatgtatgtatgaatgtatgggtatgcactatattattattactttttatagggatttttaaaatattaagtaggtataatgacTAATATGagtaatatcttatattattagagAAATTAgtacattataagtacctatgtagtatacatatataatgcaaagttaaaatgtctaagacatcttattttttttatgaatatgaaataaattaactaataaaaatttaataaaacttaaaaccaGATTCACTGTTGGTACCTACGTcttataatttcacattttatattttaagcaactAGGTAACATAACTGGGAAACTTAAAAATTGCCATTTTAAACTCTGCTGTATATAAGGATAAGGTTACAAGTCAGACggtgttacattttaattcaatgatataatatcattgtataagaaaaacgattatgagcgaagacggtcagacaGACTATGGTataactataagtacctatatatgatgatattattgtgaataatgtaatttatgtataaactatttacgtggaaccttgttttaaattttcaattctaagctttaaaagttgaacattttatacatttttaactacaaaaaaattattaaattttaaaattttgtcaaaattccaaccttaaaatattacgtacgcttataaaaaaaattgtgcttatgtatttttaatattttttaactgctattttattaataaatcaggagctttatattcaattttcacgttttttacccaacaaataaaattttattgacaattatagaaaaaacccaaaataattgaaaactaacaatgcccgtaaatagctcaaaaataatcaaaatattttcaaaattgtaaggtatatagaaaataagaatataaatattcaatgaaattttcatgtatctaaagtaattggtttttgaattacaacaaaataacaaaattgctacataagaaatcaagtgaatatccaatattatacaaatatgaacttcaaacgctcataaaaattgaatttgatttgcttgtggacattatagattctgagtggaacgatgaatgtattgattttacaatgatgtgtgtttttttatttttttattttttaattttttaattttttttaattttttaattttttaattttttttgtgtctgtgtacatgataagtagtcgaaataatgctacgattttcaacttcagtatcttgttcgatcagaaaatgaatatcgttggtgcattgggaaggtcaaaatttaaatttcccagtggttttcaaaagcgccgggaaaaacaaaagaaaaattaaggaaaaacgggaatttttacgcaaaattgaatttggtttttggtgtaactttaaaaaaaattaccgtagatacatgaaattttgactgaatgtttatcttagcatcttctatgcatcataacattttcaaaatattttgatgtattttgagctctttacggacatttttattttccatttttttttagttttttttctaaaaatatcaataaaattttatttgttggataaaaaagcttgaaaatttaatagaNNNNNNNNNNNNNNNNNNNNNNNNNNNNNNNNNNNNNNNNNNNNNNNNNNNNNNNNNNNNNNNNNNNNNNNNNNNNNNNNNNNNNNNNNNNNNNNNNNNNNNNNNNNNNNNNNNNNNNNNNNNNNNNNNNNNNNNNNNNNNNNNNNNNNNNNNNNNNNNNNNNNNNNNNNNNNNNNNNNNNNNNNNNNNNNNNNNNNNNNNNNNNNNNNNNNNNNNNNNNNNNNNNNNNNNNNNNNNNNNNNNNNNNNNNNNNNNNNNNNNNNNNNNNNNNNNNNNNNNNNNNNNNNNNNNNNNNNNNNNNNNNNNNNNNNNNNNNNNNNNNNNNNNNNNNNNNNNNNNNNNNNNNNNNNNNNNNNNNNNNNNNNNNNNNNNNNNNNNNNNNNNNNNNNNNNNNNNNNNNNNNNNNNNNNNNNNNNNNNNNNNNNNNNNNNNNNNNNNNNNNNNNNNNNNNNNNNNNNNNNNNNNNNNNNNNNNNNNNNNNNNNNNNNNNNNNNNNNNNNNNNNNNNNNNNNNNNNNNNNNNNNNNNNNNNNNNNNNNNNNNNNNNNNNNNNNNNNNNNNNNNNNNNNNNNNNNNNNNNNNNNNNNNNNNNNNNNNNNNNNNNNNNNNNNNNNNNNNNNNNNNNNNNNNNNNNNNNNNNNNNNNNNNNNNNNNNNNNNNNNNNNNNNNNNNNNNNNNNNNNNNNNNNNNNNNNNNNNNNNNNNNNNNNNNNNNNNNNNNNNNNNNNNNNNNNNNNNNNNNNNNNNNNNNNNNNNNNNNNNNNNNNNNNNNNNNNNNNNNNNNNNNNNNNNNNNNNNNNNNNNNNNNNNNNNNNNNNNNNNNNNNNNNNNNNNNNNNNNNNNNNNNNNNNNNNNNNNNNNNNNNNNNNNNNNNNNNNNNNNNNNNNNNNNNNNNNNNNNNNNNNNNNNNNNNNNNNNNNNNNNNNNNNNNNNNNNNNNNNNNNNNNNNNNNNNNNNNNNNNNNNNNNNNNNNNNNNNNNNNNNNNNNNNNNNNNNNNNNNNNNNNNNNNNNNNNNNNNNNNNNNNNNNNNNNNNNNNNNNNNNNNNNNNNNNNNNNNNNNNNNNNNNNNNNNNNNNNNNNNNNNNNNNNNNNNNNNNNNNNNNNNNNNNNNNNNNNNNNNNNNNNNNNNNNNNNNNNNNNNNNNNNNNNNNNNNNNNNNNNNNNNNNNNNNNNNNNNNNNNNNNNNNNNNNNNNNNNNNNNNNNNNNNNNNNNNNNNNNtaaaaaaaaataatttagatacttatgttttttagaacattaattttctatttttttctgaaaaaatatcgACCACTTCACTACTTTTTATTGGTATTTCTCTGTGAATACTTAGATGAGCCAATCCATTTAGACGATTTTCCCCCGTGGAATTCCTCAAGTATGATTTCAAACGTTTTAACGTTGAAAGGCTCCGTTCTACGCTAGCAACTGTGACGGGCAACGTAGcgccaatttttaaatattggtataCTTTAGGAAACAGTAACTCATCACAACAATTTATGGCATCTATAAAAGTACAAGGGAGTTTATCTTCTGCAGCGGCTATCCATCTTTGTTTCCACAATAGAACTTCTTTGTTCACAATATTGTCCCATGATCTTATTACGACTGGCCACTGTTTTGACATCACTTCCGTACTTGTCTCAATTTAATTTTcggataattttattaatttgtttggtaTAAAGTTCTGAATAATTGAGAGTGTATTTTTGTGTTTGGTAAATCTAATTTCTAACTGCGAAATGAAATGGTCAATAAACGGGATGAATACAGATACCCGATAATAATTTTCTGCTGAAGTTAACTCATAATTTGCTCTATGTTGTTGAAAATGTGTAATCCTTGGAATTTTTATATCTTCTCCGATTTCCTTAGCAAGGTGTTCAACTGTGCTAAATAAATCATGAAATGTCGACTCTACATTGCTACGCATTTCCTTTATTagtgtacttaaattattagcaGTCTCCATTGCAGATGCtaagtcaatattttatttttgtagataGATTGATAGTGGGTGAgccattgaaaaaaattcttgGATCACGACCATTGCAAGaataaaatttctatttttgagAGCTTGTTGTAATGTGAACGCTTTTTTTGATGCTTCTCTGTTACCAtccatttgtattttttctaatGCAAAAAAGATTGGCACAAAAAGTTCCTTGAATGTAATTACAGCGTCAAGCCGTTCGATCCATCTGGTTTCACAAAGCTTCATTAGTCGTCACTTTTTTGTTTCACGCTCTAATTGGTGGATTACATCCTTTAATATGCTTTGTTGTTGTGCCGATATACGGAAAAAGTTTATGGTCTCTTTTATCGATCCAAGACTAATCCTGATAATAGGAATGTTGCATGCGTCACTCACAACTAAATTTAATGAGTGACTAgcaaaatgtacatacaatgcCTGAGgatatttttcataactttGGCAGCACACCCTTGAAATTCTCCACTCATTGCTGCCGCTCCGTCGTATCCTTGgcctactaaatattttagattcaactttaaattttgacatGTTTCCAATAAAGTACACATAAGTCCTTTTCCGGTAACATCATTTACAGGAACAAAAGATAGAAAATCCTCTTTTAAAATACTTCCACTGTTAGTTTTTTCAATGTAACGAACACATAACGAAAACTGTTCAATGGCGCTGATATCAGTAGTTTCGTCAGCTAGTAAACTAAAACATTCTGCTTCGTTACATTTTGAGACaatcttatttaaaattacttttccaCATATTCCCattaatttgatttgaatttttggaCTGGTGTAACTAGTAGAACGATTTGATGGCATTGCTTCTATTCGTAATAGATGATCATTTAAAGTATTGTCTCCTGAATCTAAACGAAAACGCAACAACGTACGGAAGTTTCCGTCATTATGGTTTGAAACTTTCGATAATATTGGACCTGAATCACGATGACCTCTTAAGGCAATTTCTTGCCTTCCAATTAAAATGATTGTTTCAACAATAGACGATAAAATTTTCCTGTTTTGTTTGATTGTCGCTAAACGGGCTGTATTAAGCTGAAGGCtaatatcaacaatttttttttcgtgtacaTCTATAAAATTCTGAGCAACTATACAAGAAGTTTTATGATATTCTAAATTTGTGTGATAACGGAATTGCTCTTTTGCATCTTTCCAACGACAGAATGGAGTCACTACGAGGGACTTTGTAGAGATATGACTTCCTTTTCCCACTtctttagaacaaaataaaaaaacagaatacACAAAAAGCACCGTCTAATTTTTCTGAATACGAAAGCCAAGGGAATTCTAGTAACCAGTTTCTTTGGAATTTAAGTTTTCTTGTTCCAATGAtaggaaatttataaaattcatttggTATccatcaatttttcaaaatcttaTACTTTTCATCATTAGTACACGTTTTTTCTACATAGACACCAATATCATAATCATAAGTTTGCGAGTGTATTTGTGTACTGGTACCAAGTGCTGACTCATTTAaacctattaagtattaataataattttagtttaacatTCGTTAAAATTCTCGAAGGGGCAAAAAACTACTTTTAAAAACGTTagtaaggatttttaatatttttcaaatatcattgtaacaatatagtaggagccttgcattaattaCATGGTTTTTTGGACCgaacaaatgaaattttattgacagttaaaaaaaaaactaaaaatatttaaaatttaaaatgtcagtaaacagctcaaaatgagtcaaaatattttcaaaattgtatggtgtatagaaaataaaaatataaacattcagtcaaatatttatgtacctatatacagttatttgtttttgaattaaaataaattaagaaaatagctacatgagaaatcgagtgaatatctaatattgttgtttatgaACTTCaaaaactcataaaaattaaatttgaccttcttgtagaaattttttttttggtatatgtaaactaactatattgtataatatttttatattttagatttaaaaactccaataaatacaattttattgacattcaaagaaataaaaaataaaaaaaattgaaactgaaaatgtccgttaacagttcaaatcaaaattttttaaaatgttttcgtgtatagaaaattataatataaacaaccagtgaaaggttttgataaattaaacaaGAGTTTGTGCAATTGGGAAGTTAGGCGTTAAGTCAagtgcaaaaaattaaaattacaggtTTTagatatatattcaaaaaaaactatttcaatttttttttggaacaagACAATGTACTGCC
It contains:
- the LOC100159026 gene encoding glucose dehydrogenase [FAD, quinone]-like, with translation MEAVSAFIVASLGKKIAFLSILSATIIYFQGDVTVTGPGINDQPIDKLLSHYDFIIVGGGSAGAVLANRLTEVENWNVLLIEAGGHETELSDVPLLVASEHLSEIDWQYKTEPQDKACLAMDDKRCNWARGKVLGGSSVLNNMLYARGNPNDYENWLKQGNSGWGYNDVLHYFKKSEDNKDSSLARTPYHSAGGYLTVSEAPYKTPLAEAFISAGQEMGYGIHDINGQNQTGFMVPQGTIRNGSRCSTAKAFLIPARLRKNLHVILNTVVTRIKINPITNITSGVEMVKNNITYYVQVRKEVLLSAGPINSPQLLMLSGIGPGKHLAEMGIPIISDLNVGKNLQDQIGFDGLMFFIDKKVSLTHKRIESLDSLLSYASMGEGPLTVMGGIEGMAFINTISGDLSEDLPDIQLNIMSGSSVSGIGGIKTWKAHGLKEMFYQSMYKLTLDKDVWSVIPILLKPKSRGEILLQSTNPFEYPKIFPNYLTDREDLDTLLWYLFW